One segment of Tenrec ecaudatus isolate mTenEca1 chromosome 1, mTenEca1.hap1, whole genome shotgun sequence DNA contains the following:
- the LOC142427455 gene encoding HLA class I histocompatibility antigen, B alpha chain-like, whose amino-acid sequence MLQTLLLLLLCGAVVLSHTQAGSHSLRYFLTAISRPGRQEPRLIAVGYVDSLQVARFDSEAPNPRAEPQAPWMNLQEPEFWEGQTRIARVREQTYREYLQDLRDYYNQSSSGSHTYQGMYGCDVGPDGRLLRGYNQRAYDGDDYIALNEDLRSWTAATTAAQITKRKWEETGLAERYKAYYLKGRFLEWLRRFLESGKEMLQRTEAPKTHVTHHPISEDEATLRCWALGFYPSEITLTWQRDQEDQLQDTELVETRPSGDGTFQKWAAIVVPIGEEQRYTCRVQHEGLPEPLTLRWKLSSEPTTYIIGIIVGLILLGTAILGAAVAAAVIWRKKSGGKGGSYAQAACYDNAQGSDGSLQSPKV is encoded by the exons ATGCTGCAGaccctcctcctgctgctgctctgcGGGGCAGTGGTCCTGAGCCACACCCAGGCAG GTTCCCACTCGCTGAGGTATTTCCTCACGGCCATATCGCGACCCGGCCGCCAGGAGCCCCGCCTCATCGCCGTTGGTTATGTGGACAGCTTGCAAGTCGCGCGGTTCGACAGTGAGGCTCCGAATCCGAGGGCAGAGCCGCAGGCTCCCTGGATGAACCTCCAGGAGCCCGAATTTTGGGAAGGGCAGACCCGGATCGCCAGGGTTCGCGAACAAACTTACCGGGAGTACCTGCAGGATTTGCGCGACTATTACAACCAGAGCAGCTCAG GGTCTCACACCTACCAGGGTATGTATGGCTGTGATGTGGGGCCTGATGGGCGCCTCCTCCGTGGGTACAATCAGCGAGCCTATGATGGTGACGATTACATCGCCCTGAATGAGGACCTACGCTCCTGGACAGCTGCAACCACAGCTGCTCAGATCACTAAGAGAAAGTGGGAAGAGACTGGTTTGGCTGAGCGCTACAAGGCCTATTACTTGAAGGGCCGGTTCCTAGAGTGGCTGCGTCGATTCCTGGAGAGTGGGAAGGAGATGCTGCAGCGCACGG AAGCACCAAAGACACATGTGACTCACCACCCCATCTCTGAAGACGAGGCCACCCTGAGGTGCTGGGCCCTGGGCTTCTACCCCTCAGAAATAACTCTTACCTGGCAGCGGGACCAGGAGGACCAGCTCCAGGACACGGAGCTTGTGGAGACCAGGCCTTCCGGGGATGGAACCTTCCAGAAGTGGGCAGCCATAGTGGTTCCCATCGGAGAAGAGCAGAGATATACATGCCGTGTGCAGCATGAGGGGTTGCCTGAGCCCCTCACCCTGAGATGGA AACTGTCTTCTGAGCCCACCACCTACATCATAGGAATCATTGTTGGCCTGATTCTCCTAGGAACTGCCATCCTGGGAGCTGCAgtggctgctgctgtgatctGGAGGAAGAAATCAG GTGGAAAAGGAGGGAGCTATGCTCAAGCTGCAT gctatGACAATGCACAGGGTTCTGATGGGTCCCTCCAATCTCCTAAAG TGTGA